One window of Nymphaea colorata isolate Beijing-Zhang1983 chromosome 1, ASM883128v2, whole genome shotgun sequence genomic DNA carries:
- the LOC116245895 gene encoding probable thiocyanate methyltransferase 2: protein MECLKSTREDGDDHNNGETKSCCPSTQTSGSSQAERQNMECLKCRREDGDDHDDGKPKSFCPSARSSGSSQDRWNKCYEDGVIPWDLGQATPLVVHLVQSGSLPKGRGLVPGCGTGYDVVEMASPERYVVGLDISEKAMARSRELFSSVPNVDNFTFVAADFFNWKTTESFDFIFDYTFFCAIDPSMRSAWAKRMHELLTVDGELIILMFPVDDHSGGPPFKVSVEAYDEVLRALGFEVIKVEDNEYAVESRKGREILGRWRRTSNPSLVSE, encoded by the exons ATGGAGTGTTTGAAGTCCACCAGGGAAGATGGTGATGATCATAACAATGGCGAGACCAAAAGCTGCTGCCCAAGTACACAAACGTCAGGCTCTTCCCAAGCTGAGCGGCAAAACATGGAGTGTCTGAAGTGCAGGAGGGAGGATGGTGATGATCATGACGATGGCAAGCCTAAAAGCTTCTGCCCAAGTGCCCGATCGTCAGGCTCTTCCCAAG ATCGATGGAATAAGTGTTACGAGGACGGAGTTATACCCTGGGATTTAGGACAGGCAACCCCACTGGTGGTTCATCTAGTTCAGTCTGGTTCCCTCCCAAAAGGCAGGGGCCTCGTCCCTGGATGTGGTACC GGATATGATGTAGTGGAAATGGCCAGTCCTGAACGTTATGTTGTAGGTTTGGACATATCAGAAAAGGCTATGGCACGTTCTAGAGAA TTGTTTTCCTCAGTCCCAAACGTGGATAACTTCACCTTTGTTGCTGCGGACTTTTTCAATTGGAAGACAACAGAGTCGTTTGATTTTATCTTTGATTACAC GTTTTTCTGTGCTATTGACCCAAGCATGAGGTCAGCTTGGGCAAAACGCATGCATGAGCTCTTGACAGTCGATGGGGAGCTTATTATTTTGATGTTCCCG GTTGATGATCATAGTGGAGGTCCACCATTTAAAGTTTCTGTTGAAGC TTATGATGAAGTTCTACGTGCACTTGGTTTCGAGGTAATAAAGGTTGAAGATAATGAATATGCAGTGGAGAGCCGTAAG
- the LOC116246078 gene encoding uncharacterized protein LOC116246078 — MAIIGDALRQAFMPRHEYDNLREEEKAWGRIQRPLVTGTVALLWFAVLLSASLSLNIVFPADGGDRPLCDDRRIQPLPVVPENRSEGVELLPHAYYLTDEEAAQYYWVVVFIPSAILFLCSVIYLLAGMAVAYAAPARHACLRVVENNYCASKRGGVRCLSILNLIFAVVFGLLALFMGSSILTLASNCSTALFWCYEVFSWGLVILYGGTGLLLRRKAAAILDEGEVAGSRTIGLEMLEAPMDVTPEMARRANEGFKSWMGSSLLSSDDEEGPENW, encoded by the exons ATGGCGATAATTGGGGACGCCCTCCGGCAGGCCTTCATGCCGAGACATGAGTATGATAATCTGAGGGAAGAGGAGAAAGCGTGGGGACGGATCCAGCGGCCGTTGGTTACCGGCACGGTGGCGCTTCTTTGGTTTGCAGTGCTTCTTTCTGCTTCCTTAAGCCTGAACATTGTGTTTCCAGCCGACGGTGGCGACCGGCCTCTGTGCGATGACCGCCGGATTCAGCCGTTACCCGTCGTGCCTGAGAATAGATCCGAGGGCGTCGAGTTGTTGCCCCACGCGTATTACTTGACGGACGAAGAGGCGGCTCAATATTACTGGGTAGTGGTGTTCATCCCTTCTGCTATCCTCTTCCTGTGCTCGGTTATTTACCTCTTAGCAG GAATGGCTGTTGCATATGCTGCTCCTGCAAGACATGCATGCTTGAGGGTTGTTGAGAATAACTACTGTGCTTCAAAGAGGG GTGGAGTCCGCTGCTTGTCCATTCTCAACTTAATATTTGCTGTTGTTTTTGGACTCCTTGCCTTATTCATGGGCTCCAGCATCCTCACATTAGCAAGTAACTGTTCAACGGCCCTGTTTTGGTGCTACGAAGTGTTCAGCTGGGGGCTTGTGATCCTGTATGGAGGCACAGGGCTCCTTCTCCGAAGGAAAGCTGCAGCTATTCTCGATGAAGGTGAGGTTGCAGGCAGCCGGACCATTGGTCTGGAAATGCTTGAGGCTCCAATGGATGTGACACCAGAGATGGCAAGGCGAGCAAACGAAGGTTTCAAGTCTTGGATGGGTTCGTCGCTGCTTTCTTCTGATGACGAAGAAGGTCCTGAGAACTGGTGA